One genomic segment of Canis lupus baileyi chromosome 9, mCanLup2.hap1, whole genome shotgun sequence includes these proteins:
- the NAA30 gene encoding N-alpha-acetyltransferase 30 has translation MAEVPPGPSSLLPPPAPPASAAAEPRCPFPAGAALACCSEDEEDDEEHEGGGGGGGGSGSGSGRSPAGGEAAAAAAAKGHPCLRCPQPPQEQQQLNGLISPELRHLRAAASLKSKVLSAAEAATTTATPDGGPRATATKGAGVHSGESPPHCLPSNGRTALPSPAEAVAASDPAAARNGLAEGTEQEEEEEDRQVRLLSSSLTTGCSLRSPSGREVEPGEDRTIRYVRYESELQMPDIMRLITKDLSEPYSIYTYRYFIHNWPQLCFLAMVGEECVGAIVCKLDMHKKMFRRGYIAMLAVDSKYRRNGIGTNLVKKAIYAMVEGDCDEVVLETEITNKSALKLYENLGFVRDKRLFRYYLNGVDALRLKLWLR, from the exons ATGGCGGAGGTACCGCCTGGGCCTAGCAGCCTCCTCCCACCACCAGCACCTCCGGCCTCGGCGGCGGCCGAGCCCCGCTGCCCCTTCCCGGCGGGGGCCGCCCTCGCCTGCTGCAGCGAGGACGAGGAGGACGACGAGGAGCAcgaaggcggcggcggcggcggcggcggcagcggcagcggcagcggtaGGAGCCCGGCGGGcggcgaggcggcggcggcggcggcggccaagGGGCATCCGTGCCTTCGCTGCCCTCAGCCGccgcaggagcagcagcagctcaACGGATTGATCAGCCCCGAACTGCGGCACCTCCGGGCGGCCGCCTCCCTCAAGAGCAAGGTTCTGAGCGCGGCGGAGGCGGCCACGACCACGGCCACCCCCGACGGGGGGCCCAGAGCGACTGCAACAAAAGGAGCTGGGGTACACTCGGGCGAGAGCCCCCCTCACTGCCTCCCCAGTAATGGAAGAACTGCGCTCCCCAGCCCGGCAGAGGCAGTGGCGGCGAGCGATCCTGCGGCGGCCCGCAATGGACTGGCGGAGGGCACcgagcaggaggaagaggaggaagaccgGCAGGTGCGGCTGCTGTCTTCATCCCTGACCACCGGCTGCAGTTTAAGAAGCCCCTCGGGCAGGGAGGTTGAGCCTGGGGAGGATCGGACGATACGTTATGTCCGATATGAATCCGAGCTACAAATGCCCGATATCATGAGACTGATCACCAAAGATCTGTCTGAACCCTACTCCATTTATACGTATAGATATTTTATCCACAACTGGCCACAGCTGTGCTTCTTG gccATGGTAGGGGAGGAGTGTGTAGGTGCCATCGTTTGCAAGTTGGATATGCACAAAAAGATGTTCCGCAGAGGTTATATAGCCATGTTAGCCGTGGATTCCAAATACAGGAGAAATGGCATTG GTACTAACTTGGTTAAGAAAGCTATATATGCCATGGTTGAAGGAGACTGTGATGAG GTTGTTTTGGAAACAGAAATAACGAATAAGTCTGCTTTGAAACTTTATGAAAATCTTGGTTTTGTTCGAGATAAGAGGCTGTTCAGATACTATTTAAATGGAGTTGATGCACTGCGACTTAAATTGTGGCTGCGTTGA